Proteins from a genomic interval of bacterium:
- a CDS encoding type III pantothenate kinase — protein MLLTIDIGNTHTVLGIYQEESLLAHWRLTSTNSKTEDEVFALFTFFCEQKSIDIRKINGIIISSVVPEQTPVYARMGESYFSIKPFEVSAHLDCGLKILYDNPFAVGADRICNAVAGLHKYGGPIVIVDFGTATTFDCVSANAEYLGGLIMPGIETASIDLHKRAAKLPKVDLTFPDKLIATNTTDSMRAGIMYSAVDGVDGILKRLKKEMGDKTQIIGTGGLARVIVEKSELLKIVEPHMVLEGLRLIYERVKK, from the coding sequence ATGCTTTTAACCATCGATATCGGTAATACGCACACGGTATTGGGAATCTACCAAGAGGAATCCTTGCTGGCGCATTGGCGCCTGACCAGTACCAACAGTAAAACAGAAGATGAAGTATTTGCTTTGTTTACTTTTTTTTGTGAACAAAAAAGCATCGACATTCGAAAAATCAATGGAATTATTATCAGTTCAGTCGTTCCTGAACAGACACCGGTTTATGCGCGGATGGGCGAAAGCTATTTTTCGATCAAACCTTTTGAAGTCAGCGCGCATTTAGACTGCGGTTTGAAGATTTTATACGACAATCCTTTTGCTGTCGGCGCCGATCGTATTTGCAATGCAGTAGCGGGTTTGCATAAATACGGCGGTCCTATCGTAATTGTCGACTTCGGCACGGCGACGACATTCGATTGCGTCAGCGCCAATGCCGAATATCTCGGCGGGCTCATCATGCCCGGCATCGAAACCGCTTCAATCGACCTTCACAAACGCGCCGCCAAATTGCCTAAGGTCGATCTGACATTTCCAGACAAACTCATTGCGACGAACACAACGGACAGCATGCGGGCGGGAATCATGTACAGCGCCGTCGATGGCGTGGATGGAATTTTAAAGCGATTAAAAAAAGAAATGGGCGACAAAACACAAATCATCGGAACCGGCGGACTTGCTCGTGTGATCGTTGAAAAATCAGAGTTACTAAAAATTGTCGAACCGCACATGGTGCTCGAAGGACTACGCTTGATCTATGAGAGAGTGAAAAAATAA
- a CDS encoding TSUP family transporter, with protein sequence MEYFLIGLAAAVTSALTLFSGFGLGTLLMPVFAVFFPLDVAIALTAIVHLLNNVFKLFLVGSKAHRGVVIRFGLPAIAAAFAGAWLLTFLENLQPFISYELLGKTLLILPQKIFVALIMIFFAVFELIPSLAGKTFDQKYLLAGGLLSGFFGGLSGHQGALRSGFLIRSDLSKESFIGTGVFVACLVDLSRLSVYGNHFLRHGLGENAMLLSVASFCAFTGAWVGNHFIKKVTLRSIQMIVSILLFLIAIALAAGVI encoded by the coding sequence ATGGAATATTTTCTAATTGGATTGGCCGCAGCGGTTACTTCGGCGCTGACACTTTTTTCGGGTTTTGGATTAGGTACCTTACTTATGCCTGTGTTTGCCGTCTTTTTTCCGCTGGATGTTGCTATCGCTCTCACTGCAATCGTTCATTTGTTAAATAATGTTTTTAAATTATTTCTTGTAGGCTCGAAAGCGCATCGTGGAGTTGTCATCCGTTTTGGGTTACCGGCAATTGCAGCGGCGTTCGCCGGCGCATGGTTACTGACTTTTTTGGAAAATTTGCAGCCATTTATCTCATATGAATTATTAGGAAAAACGCTTTTAATTCTGCCTCAAAAAATATTCGTAGCATTGATCATGATTTTTTTTGCTGTTTTTGAGCTCATTCCGTCGTTAGCCGGAAAGACATTCGATCAGAAATATCTGCTTGCCGGAGGATTACTGAGCGGATTTTTCGGAGGATTGTCAGGACACCAAGGCGCGTTACGGAGCGGGTTTCTGATCCGGAGTGATTTATCTAAAGAAAGTTTCATAGGTACCGGCGTATTCGTCGCATGCCTTGTTGACTTATCGAGATTAAGTGTTTATGGAAATCATTTTTTGCGCCACGGTTTAGGAGAGAATGCGATGCTGCTTTCTGTAGCCTCATTCTGTGCATTTACCGGCGCATGGGTCGGTAATCATTTTATTAAAAAAGTTACTCTGCGCTCGATTCAAATGATCGTTTCAATTTTATTATTTTTAATTGCCATCGCTTTAGCAGCCGGAGTCATTTAA
- a CDS encoding DUF481 domain-containing protein, producing the protein MLTSLQAQVNTESMRRMELGQGWHHLLTLSAGYVSGNSSVLNLRGFARTDYASNHYYSFLAGNYQRSMEDGDVFINKGFVHVRTMRSFSEKWKAELFTQKEFNDFILLKSRELIGGGLRMEVVETDTAASARHFFRLNAGIGLMGEWEEYDGLEPDTRLLRSTNYLSFRWQWNEMVTMTGTGYYQFDTQHISDYRILVESVLGVNITKHLAFTTTLNFRYDRQPPEDVRRYDLDIQNGISVIF; encoded by the coding sequence ATGCTAACATCCCTTCAGGCGCAGGTCAATACCGAGAGTATGCGTCGGATGGAATTGGGGCAAGGTTGGCACCATTTACTGACTCTTAGCGCCGGTTATGTTTCTGGTAATTCCAGCGTTCTTAATTTAAGAGGCTTTGCAAGAACCGATTATGCATCCAATCATTATTATTCTTTTCTGGCCGGTAACTACCAACGCAGTATGGAAGACGGGGATGTTTTTATCAATAAGGGTTTTGTGCATGTCCGTACGATGAGATCGTTTTCTGAAAAATGGAAGGCGGAGTTGTTTACTCAAAAAGAATTTAATGATTTTATTTTATTGAAAAGCCGCGAATTGATCGGCGGTGGGCTGAGAATGGAGGTTGTAGAAACGGATACGGCAGCATCGGCCAGACATTTTTTTCGGCTCAATGCCGGTATCGGCCTGATGGGCGAATGGGAGGAATATGACGGATTGGAGCCGGATACGCGTCTTTTGCGCTCGACGAATTATCTTTCTTTCCGTTGGCAGTGGAATGAAATGGTGACGATGACCGGTACGGGATATTATCAGTTTGATACGCAACATATTTCCGATTACCGGATTTTAGTAGAAAGCGTTTTAGGCGTAAATATCACAAAACACCTTGCGTTTACTACAACCTTGAATTTCAGATATGACCGGCAACCGCCGGAAGATGTCCGTCGTTATGATCTGGATATACAAAACGGCATTAGTGTGATTTTTTAA